GGATATATGCGGAGAACTCACCTTGCAATATCAAAGGCCTCGCAGCACGTGATTACACCTTGGCGATCAGACGGTCTTTATCGATAAGACCGAACTTTGATGCATGTCAACGACTAATTAGCACAAATTCATTCAATAACCCTAGGTCAGGGACTAATAAACTAGTAGAGGTACTAGGTACCAGGCACCTCGGGAGGTATTCCGACACTCATtgaatatattcttcttgtctAGAAAGGCGACATCACATCTAGACTCTGCTTCAAGTTTATTACGATATACAGCGCATTGACTACTATATAAATTTTTACCTGAGTAACGCACCATGGGATAAATAGAAAAGGTAAAAGAAGGCTCTATATTTATCTAATAATACAACAGGAAAAACAAACGCCCCTTCAGATGCCGACCTAGACGTTGAAGAAGATTCTTGGTATGATACATCGTCGCTCTATCGTTCATTACTTCAGGACGCTCGTTGCAATCCTGCCAAAAACGCCTCTTACCATGCCAGGTCGCTCTTGAAGACAagtgagaagaagggcaGCGCTTACAGCAAAAGTAATGCGCTCTCGATATTGGTACTAAAGACCGATTAGCATTCATTAAGTTCTGCGATTACACAAGGTACGACAGGAAACCAGATCGCAATGATATTATTGCAACACAAGACGAGGTGTCACACGGGAATTGGGGGATTGGGAAAGATGTAGACAAGCAATCAAACGGAAAGCGTGAACCATACCTGCTTATCGTAGAACCTTGGAAGCACGGTTGCGGCAGCTCTAGGTGCCACAAACAATGCTAATTCCTGCCGTTTCGATGGGCTTTCTACAAGGATACTCCAGCCGCACATCAAACATCCAGCTCCAACGCAAAGCCCGGAGTCCCACATCATAGGGGTTACCACATCTCGTGGGAATATCTTTGGTCCGATTCTGGTTCTGGCGAGGCAGACGGAATAGTAAAAAATACTCACAAATGAAGCGAGGAATGCAGATGAGCGTAAGGCATCAGATACAGCCCGACGGAGCGACAATACCGACTTCAATCTCCGGAGACGAAAGACAATTTGTAAAGGTATATAAGTAGCACAGGCAAACCCAAACGTTCGAGCGAACCGAGATACGGCATGTTTTTCACAGTTAGGGCCACAGCTCATGTGTACCATTTCGCAGGGGATAGGAATTGTTTTGGAGGGATCTCCCCATTCTATAGGCCAGCCGTAGTCCTTGCACATGGACTCGAGTAGAGGCGCTTGTCCTGTGTCTTTCCCATACACGAAGACCCCTCTCCTGGCTCGCCGAAGTGCTTCAATCAACCGGGAATCCACCTTGGCTACCTCACCAATCCATTTCCCGTAGGACTTTGGCAACCTTTCGGGGAGGTAAAACCATGCCCACATCACGACTGCTGCACTAGCGGCAAATACGCCTGAATCCGCAAGCTTTGGTGCCAGAGATTCTGCCCGACTCCAGCGACCCCGAGCGCTCCGCCATCGTCTCCATCGGGCCCATATGATGCAGGCTACGAGATCCATTGCTCGAGTAAAACTAAAAAGCGTCAGATCCATCGTCCTACCCGAAAACTGAGGTCTATTAGGTATTGTGTTCGGGCATCCTTGCTGCTCCCCAGTGGCTTCGTTGTTTCCAATGTGAGCGAGCGTCCTTTCATCGCCTTGCAGCCTTATGGGCTTTCGATTCAGCAGTCCAAAGCCCAGCCAAgcggaaaggaaagcacagACAAGTCGAGATAAACGCAAAAACTTGGCGGATCCTGATTGACTACATTTGAAGCCAAGTCTTTGGCTTAAGAGCTCAGCCAGCCGAAAAATGACCAGGGGAAACACGGTTGAACCCCCAACAAGAGAAGCACAGAATGTGGGGAAGCTCTCTAATCGTATTGCACTCGTCAGTGCACGAATTAGCTATAATCCAAGTATTAGTCTAGAGCTTTTATCAGTCGTGTACTTGGCAAGTAAATCACAAGGGGTAAAAGTCACAGATGGGTCAAGGACAAATGATGGATGATCAAGAAACATTCCACAAAGGTATGTATCGACCAATGGAACGACCTACCACTCTGCGCTTCTGTTGATAGTTCGAGTCATTCCTCCAAACTTGCCGTAAAGACGATATAACCCTCGGAGTGGTGGAGGACAAATAACCAATGATATACGCACGCAAAATGCTGTGAGGATACACAAGCAGCAGTCCAGTCAGCAATCTCAGCAGCACCCCAGAAAATGTAACGTGTACCAGCGTTCTAGATCGCATGCGACGCCTAAACGGCATCACAGTTAAGGTAATACGTACGGTTTTAGCAGTTGATTTATATTTCGGCCTTTGCCCGTGAGGCCTGTAGAATCCATGGTGTTCAAAGCTCCATTCAATGGCAATGTTTCATGGCCACTTCTCGGTAGAAGATGGTATCACACCATATAATATGAACCTAAACTATATAGGGGCGTCAGGGATTCTTCCTAGCTATGTATAGCCGATCCTTGTACATAACGCGAGACACACCTTTCGGACGCGGTGTACCTACTCCTTACGGAGAACTTAACATGGATCGCTTGGTCAATCCAGATCTCTTTGAGGCAACAATAATCGACGGAGACCATGTAAATTGGACGAGATTACGGAATACAAAATGGGAAAACTAGCACAAACACCTGCTGTGGCAGCAGTTCGAATAATTCCTACCTGATAGCGGTCTATTGGCAGCGTTGGTGTGACCTAGCGTGGAGCCGTGCAACGTAATCTTGAACCTCGGTCCTTGAGGACCTCCAAAGCACTTCTGTTAAGGCTGGTGGTTCAGGGGTTAGACTAAACCCTTGGTGGCCGATCCTCCATCTGTCAGCCGCAAAATTGGGTGGTACGTGAGTCGTCCCGCGGGATAAACCCCGTGGGCCTCCGGGCCGTACGGAGCACTTGGTTGTGGGCCGAAGAAAAACGGaacgaggaaaagaggagTTCGATGGATGAACAATATTTAATAAAACAAAGAAGTAGTATATACAAACTATTTTCCGAGTAAGAATGTGAGAATAAGAGGGGTCTGCAAGGTGTTATACTGGCCTGAGTTATGGACCaggaggaaggggggaaagagggaaagagacagCAGAGTAGCAGACAGCAGACAATTCAATGCAGGACATGGATTTGCCAGACCCTCTTCTAGCGGGATTGGGAAATAGGACCGAGCGTCACAATACCCCGGTATTACGGAAAGTCTAACGTCCCTGATGGACGACAGTGGGGTATTTTTGGTATGGTTTTTACGTCACGcgaccttttctttctgttcgaGCGCGAGATTTTTTGCATGTGATCGAGTCGAAAAGACCGACGGTTTCCATTCCAATGTTACTGCAGCTCTCTCCACCATCGCATATCCCCAGACTACTAACTAactcttttttccctctttcccaTATGATATCAATGCGGGGGCCTTTCTTCTACCAGGCCAACCTTGTCCTCGTCTAATGCTGTTGCTCTGTCTTGTGTTCGATTAATACCTACACTCAAGTGTCAACTCATCTATCTGCGGTTCGGTTCTCCCCAAAAAAGGCCCTGCTCGTACGTCAAGGACAAGACGAGCCCCGTGGACTCCACTTCTCTGTACTCTTATATGACCCCGGATTTTGAGGGTACAAGTCCAGACCATTGGCCGATCAAGGCATGCTCACGTTGCCCTCTCGACGTCGCTCTCAATAATAGAGTAGCGACACAAGCGAAAACCATTACCCCTCCACACTCTACACTGtcgctcctttctctttctctccgttCCTCATTAAAATGAATATGAACGCTCCTCAGGCTCGCAGTGGACGGGATAGCCCTCAACCGGGACCATTTGGCTGTATGTATAGTCGAAGTTTGACACAAATACCTCAGTCTGATCGCATTTACCTTGCAGattcctttctttcgccCATGGATACTCCTTACGAACCTGCACCTGCGCCTCCTCCCGGGCCAGCTCTTCTTGATGATAATGAGTCTAATATGCTTGATAATTTTTTCACGACAATGAATTCCAACCATTTCACGAACGACTTCTGGCTCCAGGGCCAACAGAATAAGTCACTTGGGCCGCCAAATTTTGAATGGTCAGATGAACTACCTCCGACATTCGAAGGCTCCACCACCTCTCTCTCACAACCCTCACTTCCTCACCGCGGCCTAGATAAATCCGGAATGGATATTTTACCTAACCATTCGAATTCGGATATCTTCGCGGCTGCTTCCATGCTCTATCAAAACGGCATGAATGGGGCTGGACTTGTTGCTCCTTTTGCACATCACCCgttctcctctttctcaaaTATGGACTACAATAATACCCATATGAATGGTCGAGTAAAACCCCATCAACCACAATCAGTGCCATCCAAGCAGTCGAACACGTTGACTGGTGCACGTGCACCGTTGGCTTATCACACGTCGGAAATGCTCTTTGATGTGCGAGATCCAATATCAGCAGAGCAACAAGCCACTGCCAAAGTACGGCCTCTTCATTGGGGGTCTGATGTCAGCTTTATGGACCAAGGATATGTGGCACCGCCTGATCAGCCGAACGTAGAAGAACAAACGCAGGAATTGCTTCGCCACCTCGAGTCTCTCGAGCCCCAAAGCAGTGCTGCCAATACTCGCGCACCTAGTCCGGAACGGATCACCGGCCACCACAGTGCTCATTGGACAGGACCGGATGCGACCGGGCCACTCAGTGATTTACGCAGGGAATACAGGGACAGCATGGAAGATCTATCGCAGCCTAAGAAACGGCAAAGGACcttgatcaaggaagaagaggacgagaacTCGGAAGATGACACGAAACCGAGGTCAAGAAGATCCAAGAGTACGAGCTATGGCAAGAATCGGCGGATGTCAACTGAGACCATCCGAAAATCGAAAGTTCAGCAAGGTGCCAAACCCGCAAGAGAGAATCTCACGGAGGAGCAAAAACGGAGTAATCACATTTTGTCTGAGCAAAAACGCAGAAACTTGATCAGGCAGGGATTTGACGATTTATGCACGCTTGTACCTGGGCTGAAGGGTGGAGGCTTCAGCAAAAGTGCCATGCTTACGCAAGCTGCAGACTGGCTGGAGGAGATACTACGTGGGAATGAAATTCTAAAGGCGCAGCTTGCCGACATGAAAGCCGTGAATGGCTTAGTTATGCCTCGATAACGCGTATGTTGGTTATGCGACCATGACAtgtcctttcttctttctacccTGTCGAAACACTTTTTCGAGCACTGGCACTTTTACAAGTTCTCTGAGATGGATCGATTAGCGAGCTAGGTGGTGTACATTGTGGACGTTTCATTCTCGGGGCTTTTATCTTCTGGCGATCATGATCTATCCCTAAGATATCTATGtgttctcttttcctgctGTTCCTTTAAAGCCTGTCTCGTTGCTGCTACGATGTGCTTCATGCCTTATAATACCCTTGATTGCTCAGGCCTAGGAGCCGAGCGTTATGTTCTCTGTCTTGTATGCATAATAGGAAACTGATATATATCCGGCTATAGAGAATGCAAGCCTTTGCATTTGGGCATGGGTATTAAATACGTATCTGTATGTAAAAGCTCTCCAAGTCATTAAGCCAAAACCAGATGTGTAAGAGGAACACAAGAGAAATACAATACAAGATGCAAGGTAAAATCGCCGAGGAGCATTGATGGTAGGAGACGTACCTGCAGCCGTCAGTGCCCCACGGGCGCCTAAACTAGTTTAGCGTCATTGTGTTTCTCTGGCATGTGACGCTGCGACAAGGATCAACAATCGCGTTGACGTCGATCCATCCACATTACTACGCACGACACCTTCTtacctttttcttgtatTCAATGTGAATCTTGCTCAAGGGCCTCTAGTTTCTCTACCAATCAAGCCGCAATGCCTCCGAAACGAAAGAGCTCCGGTGATGGACATGATCAAGACGACACGCGCAGGAAGCGATTTGCTTATCTGAAGCCCCAAGTTCGTCGGGTTGCTGAAAGAACGATCAAATCTAAATGGTCCACGCTACCAGAGCCAATGCAAGAAAAAGTTCGCGATATGTTTCGAGCTCTCGAGCGCCCGGTCATAGTGCGCCAGCAGAGTGAGCGAAAGCGCATTGAAGCGCAGGCGGCCGTTCAGGCCGTAGTGAAGAAGTATGCATGGCGAATATTCTTATGTTTTCTGATtatttcttctgttcttgatAGAAAAATGACCTAACCTTCAAACCTTCCTCTCAAGTCTCGGAAAGCGCCTCCCTAGAATGCCATTCCCACCCGTAACGAAGGATTCGGTTTTCGAGTACGAGGCTGCACTGAAAGAACACGTACGAAGCGTCCTAAACTGCCTTCACAAACTAATACTGATACTCGACAGTGCTCCCTGGAGGCGAGCTTGGCTACCGTCACGGACAGCACTGATCTTTTGAAAGCCgaaatcgaaaaagaagaggcaTTACTTGCGAAGGAAACGAAGCAACtgcaggaaatggagaagaatgctAAGCGGGCGGAAGCTGAACGGAAGAGGCAGCTGAAAAATGTAAGCCGACTGTGTTGCTGTGAAGCCGCGGAACTTGTTACTGATGATATTAAGGAACACCCCGTACTTCGACAGCTCAGCGTTCCTGGACAACAGAGTCAGGATCATACTCAATTCACACTCGCTGGCGCAAACGATTTGCAAACTACGTTTGATGAGGTAATCACGCGGCTTCCTTATTGCCAAGCTGTCACTAACGTGCTTTCTTTAGCTCGAAAACGACCCTGAGGTCGTGGACTTGTTAAAGCATCTGAATGGACATCTCAAATCCATGCAGAGCAATACAGCTCCTCTGGCAGGCCTAAGTGAGGCGATTACACGGTCTCAGACAGCCTTGAGTTTGATTTGCCGGCCTGAAGATTGAGGCATTTGAGCTTTAACCTGCATTAGGGTTTCATAAAACTTGATGTGGTATTACCTCAGCTACAGCTGAAAGCCAGCCTATCATTCAGTCGAACCTTCCGGTTTGTATTGCAGGTGCATGACTGCAACGGCTTGACCTAGGGGATAGACCCGTAAACAATGGGCTGATTCCTGGAAAAATCGTTTGAGTACTACATGTGATTGGCCTACTGTCTCTTTAGCCTTGCTATGTGAGCGTGCTATAAAAACGCCACCAACGGGGCACTTAAGATCCAGCCATCATACGGTGCGGGTCCTAAATATTCAAACAGAATATGTGGTTCGGTGGATGTTGGAAAGCCCCTTATTCTGATAGGGAGATTAGCTAGGGGACTGGTCTAGTCTAGATCATGGGAGTCAAATCTGGCGCACTATGACGAGGTGGCTGTGCGTCGGAGCATAGAATCGTACTTGTATGGAGCAACTCCAAATGTGGAGGGCCTGAGCATCTGTTTACATTAGAAGTGCTTTGCTCGTTTCCAGTGAATTTAGAACGATGAGCACGCTCGGATTCTGGAACAGTAGAAAGCATAATTGGCATATAGTTCAACCTGGAGGGTTATTTTCAAGTGTATAAGCCATTCAAGCCGAGGTAGTTGTTTCGCATATGGTCATGCCGAAATGCTGGTTGTTGAATATCAAGATTTAGGGTTCCGAGGAAGAGTTGGGGAGGAGATTTATGGTGTCAAGAGAATGCATCGGGACATCTTGGGACGTTTCCCGCAGTTGAAATGCGGAGGAGCTCGGGAAAAGATACAGCCCGCCCGGTTGGAAGTCCCGCACACCAGCGGGGAAACCTTGTGAGTCGATCGCAATCGCCGTTCGCGTGTATCAtcataccatacatacatactttcGCGCCGCGACAGTGACTCAAGGATTACTTTTCTACAATGCATTTGAgctttctctgtctttgaGCGTTAGTTGATGTCTGCAAGTTCCCACCGGACTCTTATCTGTGTCCCCCGATAGCGACAACGAAACAGCCGGACTCTGCGCAACCGCTTTTGCGCCCAGTGATCAATGACCGAGAAAAACGCTGCGCAAACGGGCACGAGACCCGAACAATCCGGCAATGGTACCTTAGGAAATCTGAAGAACAGTATGGCTGAAGGAGACGCACCCAAAAAGGACTCAACCGCCAAAGATAACTCGCGAAATTCTCCAGCGTCCAAAGGTGAAAACGCTGCTGCGGGGACTCACGCCAGCCCCAAGAAGCGTCGCAAGGTTAATCATGGTAAGCAAACAACCTCGCCATGCATTCGTACAAGGATAATGGCAGCGGATCCTCACACTCCCTTGCCGTTCCGCGGATATGAACTCTACGACGCTAATCCTGTTGCCACTCTTTTAGCATGCGTCTACTGTCGGCGATCGGTAAGCCTGTTCTCTTGACGCCCCTTTCAGCAATATTCGTCGTCTGTCCGGACGTCCAGTTGCTTCCCCCTTCGAAAAATCAAAGCAaggagtaaaagaaaaaaaccccTCGGAATCTATCTGCTGACGAAAGGGCAATTCTTCACGTGGTACAGCATATGACTTGCGATTCGGTACGACTTTTCCTGAACTTTACCATCACAGCTCACCCTTGTGAAACCCATTACGGTTGCCTTGAGAGTTGCTGACacttgttttcttttcttttcctttggaaAATAAAGGAGCGGCCGTGTACACGATGTATAAAGCGCAATATTGGCCACCTGTGCCATGACGAGCCTAGAGAACCTTCAAAGCGCGCTCGGAGTGAACACGAACACTCTGTAGGAGATGACGAAAGCGTGCAGAACAATGACTTTTCGAACGTCCTTCAAGGTATGACTGGTAATGTCGATGTCCAGGATGCTGCCGGTCAGCAAATCCTCCCTAACGGGATTCCATCGTCGTCTGTGCAGCACGGCAAcctcccctcttcttcaggtcaAGCCCCCGGTGCAACTTCCCAGCCAGGTAAGTCTTGGAGTAAGTAAACGCATTTGTTAATGTTGTTGCTGATTTTCCCTTCAAAAAGTTCTCGGTTACAATGATTGGCTTGGTGGTCAAAGCCAATTTCAGGATATGCACActttccatccttcgtaTATGTTCAATGCTCCGGAGGTCACAAATGAGTACAACCTTCTTGGTGACTTCCTGAGTAACAGTCTCTTGGATGACGGATCTATGTTCCAGAATGATGATCTGCAGGGGATCTACTCTGACCCGACGTTGATCGGTTCGATGGCAACACTCGGTGGGGGACCTAACGCGGCGCTACTTCAGCAATCGCAACCGCCGCCTTTGACCCAGACCCAACCATCTCAGGGCGAATCAATCCAGGGTCCGATTAGTGGAGCGGTCAATGATAAAGCGCGGGAAACATATTACATGACGGCAGCAGATCCTTCCGGGTCTGACCCACCGGAAGAGCGAATGAACAAGCTCCTGAAGGCTAAATACGATGCTGGCCTTCTCAGGCCATTTAACTACGTAAAGGGCTACGCCAGGTTAAACCAATATATGGAAAAGAATCTGCAGCAAGCCTCGCGCCAGAAGATTCTCCGACAACTCGATAAATTCAGGCCAAAGTTCCGGGAGAGAATGCAGAGTCTGACGGATATCGAGCTTATCCTTGTGGAGATGTGGTTTGAACGGAGCTTGATGGAATACGATCGTGTCTTCGCTAGTATGGCGATTCCagcttgctgctggaggCGTACGGGTGAGATCTTTCGAGGCAATAAGGAGATGGCAGAATTGATCGGAGTTCCAATTGAAACTTTAAGAGATGTAAGTCTGGTGATGGTGGCATTGGTCTTAGAAGATTAAGCTGACATGTCCTCGTGTACTAGGGCAAGCTAGCCATTCACGAAATTATTGTGGAAGATCAGCTTGTGAGCTACTGGGAGAAATTTGGAGCAATTGCTTTTGATAATACACAAAAGGCAATGCTAACAAGCTGTACATTGAAAAGTCCTGACTCTAACGCTCCTGGCGATGGAATCCCTTGCTGCTTTTCATTCACAATACGGAGAGACCCGCACAATATGTAAGTGAATTATGCCGCTACAGTTTCCCTGTCTGACGTGCAATTTAGTCCGTCTCTTATTGTTGGAAATTTCCTGCCATCTCAACGAAAGAGTAAATGAATATATGcttgttttccttgtctcAATTTGCTATCGGCGTCAGGTTTTGGGGATTTGTTGATTTCAGATGGACATACTCGGCACATACGTCCACCTAGGTGCTTTAGCAGCTGAACGCGCTGAAATGTCATGCTCATCTCATGCATTTCGTTAAAATTGTACCATACTTCACTCTTTCTCCCTAACACTCATCACGGGAGCAAAAATGGGTTGGGGTTTGCTTGCCTGAATTTGATACCTGAATAACGTGATGGAATATGAACTAGTCTAATCATGTGGATGGCCTTCCGAAAAGGAACCTCTTCTGAAATTGTAGAGTGTAATGTAATCCAACAGACAAGAGTCACAGAACACTTCTTGCTATTAGCTTCCGGCTAGCAATAACCGTTTTTAgtaatatagatatcttaTTTGACAGTCAGACGCGCAAGATCATCTCCTACAAGAACTAGACTGCCAACTTCGAGGGCATGGCAACGACATCAAGCAATTctgaagccgaagccgagacAGTATTAGGTGAGCGGCCTTAGAGTGCTTCTTTCATTTATTGGGCAATGCCTCAGCTCTTATACATTATATAGAACTCGCCAAAGAGCTCCTGCAACACCTGCAGAATGATACTCATGAGGGTGTGATCTCAGTTAGCGATGCATTTCACTCACTCGATGAACATCTTGGCCGCCTTCCTCTaccttcagctcctccgaTTGCTATCCGTCGCCAATTAGCCGCGCACGGGGCAAGGTTATGGAATATATCTGCCCAGATGGTATCGATTCTTGGAAACATTACTCATTGTAAAGGCATGTGAGTTCTGTCTACAATTTGCGGTATCGTCTGACTTTATAGTGAGCGCCATTGCGTTATTCATGCTTGATTGCGCTGCACCAAGTCACGGCTCAGGTATGTCAATATATGATGTGTCAATTCCGGCAGATTCTCACGAAAAGATCTAGGAAGCCAAAGAGTGCTGGAAACAGCATTGAAAACCGTGCAAAGTTGCACAGGTACTCCCCTGTCGTCGTATATTTGTCTTACAGCTAGATTTTGATTAATTGGGCTAGAAAACGGTTTTATCGAACTAAGtcagaagatcatcgaggTGGTAGCTGTACGCTTGGATAGACTCGAGAGACCGATGGAAAGCGCGGATAAGGCACAGATAGTATCAGCTACGGCAGGGTATTACATGGCTCGAGTCCATTTGGTAAATACGCAAGCCCCAGGCGACTACATTCAGAGCTGACATGCTGAGATAAGGCTTGGCTGCAAGGGAGGCCCGATATAGCAGACCATTTATTTTCAAAGATACCGGCGATAGCTACTGCATATGGCCAGAAACGCGTTCTTGACTTATGCTACAAGATCGGAAGTTTTGCTCTCAATGACCGCCACTATGATAACGCAGCAAAGTGGTCGGAGAGGGCCTTGTCAGCTTGGGAACTTTACAACAGGAATATGGCCCAGTGCATTGGCAATGATGGACTGTCTATTTTACACGCATCTAGTAAGGTCCAGCCAGGTAGAGGCCCTCGTATTAAGGTTAACGTAGCGTAGTTCGAGCAAACCTTCAACTCCAAGATTCACTCGCTAAGGAGCGCTTACAAAAAGCCTTGAAGCTTATTGAAAAGGTTAGGAACCGAGAGTTACCTGAATCGTCAGTTTTGACCATGCTTATAGAGATGGCCCCATGAGTT
The sequence above is a segment of the Aspergillus oryzae RIB40 DNA, chromosome 3 genome. Coding sequences within it:
- the acuM gene encoding gluconeogenesis transcription factor RDS2 (predicted protein), which gives rise to MAEGDAPKKDSTAKDNSRNSPASKGENAAAGTHASPKKRRKVNHACVYCRRSERPCTRCIKRNIGHLCHDEPREPSKRARSEHEHSVGDDESVQNNDFSNVLQVLGYNDWLGGQSQFQDMHTFHPSYMFNAPEVTNEYNLLGDFLSNSLLDDGSMFQNDDLQGIYSDPTLIGSMATLGGGPNAALLQQSQPPPLTQTQPSQGESIQGPISGAVNDKARETYYMTAADPSGSDPPEERMNKLLKAKYDAGLLRPFNYVKGYARLNQYMEKNLQQASRQKILRQLDKFRPKFRERMQSLTDIELILVEMWFERSLMEYDRVFASMAIPACCWRRTGEIFRGNKEMAELIGVPIETLRDGKLAIHEIIVEDQLVSYWEKFGAIAFDNTQKAMLTSCTLKSPDSNAPGDGIPCCFSFTIRRDPHNIDGPMSLLSRRFSLRF
- a CDS encoding basic helix-loop-helix domain-containing protein (predicted protein), which produces MNMNAPQARSGRDSPQPGPFGCMYSRSLTQIPQSDRIYLADSFLSPMDTPYEPAPAPPPGPALLDDNESNMLDNFFTTMNSNHFTNDFWLQGQQNKSLGPPNFEWSDELPPTFEGSTTSLSQPSLPHRGLDKSGMDILPNHSNSDIFAAASMLYQNGMNGAGLVAPFAHHPFSSFSNMDYNNTHMNGRVKPHQPQSVPSKQSNTLTGARAPLAYHTSEMLFDVRDPISAEQQATAKVRPLHWGSDVSFMDQGYVAPPDQPNVEEQTQELLRHLESLEPQSSAANTRAPSPERITGHHSAHWTGPDATGPLSDLRREYRDSMEDLSQPKKRQRTLIKEEEDENSEDDTKPRSRRSKSTSYGKNRRMSTETIRKSKVQQGAKPARENLTEEQKRSNHILSEQKRRNLIRQGFDDLCTLVPGLKGGGFSKSAMLTQAADWLEEILRGNEILKAQLADMKAVNGLVMPR
- a CDS encoding uncharacterized protein (predicted protein); this encodes MDSTGLTGKGRNINQLLKPRRMRSRTLVHVTFSGVLLRLLTGLLLVYPHSILRAYIIGYLSSTTPRVISSLRQVWRNDSNYQQKRRVLIRALTSAIRLESFPTFCASLVGGSTVFPLVIFRLAELLSQRLGFKCSQSGSAKFLRLSRLVCAFLSAWLGFGLLNRKPIRLQGDERTLAHIGNNEATGEQQGCPNTIPNRPQFSGRTMDLTLFSFTRAMDLVACIIWARWRRWRSARGRWSRAESLAPKLADSGVFAASAAVVMWAWFYLPERLPKSYGKWIGEVAKVDSRLIEALRRARRGVFVYGKDTGQAPLLESMCKDYGWPIEWGDPSKTIPIPCEMVHMSCGPNCEKHAVSRFARTFGFACATYIPLQIVFRLRRLKSVLSLRRAVSDALRSSAFLASFVSIFYYSVCLARTRIGPKIFPRDVVTPMMWDSGLCVGAGCLMCGWSILVESPSKRQELALFVAPRAAATVLPRFYDKQYQYRERITFAVSAALLLTCLQERPGMVRGVFGRIATSVLK